A single region of the Serinus canaria isolate serCan28SL12 chromosome 1, serCan2020, whole genome shotgun sequence genome encodes:
- the LOC127059802 gene encoding putative protein TPRXL, with product MTATSESPLNVSRSTNNSSTTGPAANSSDGSVAEPETSTAHSLLGTTSLSNTTIMSAEGTMSTTPTTKMQEGGSWGVSAKSSASPTAGTGTTTAPSMGTETGTASSPPLSSATRSHSSSSSSSSSSSSSPGGSSPVPPSPQQSSTSSTTGMPSATTSHPPTTLALSPSSTAQFSAGTETKGPTTLRPVASTSPASGTIEARPSPTAGSSTGTATPQLSSTAQPQGQPSVQVTATSPPTGSPSPSTATASAGSRATTPPGEGESSTMNQGDRATTETSHSLPATSLVSTMMTVGGEGRMDTAPTTIIILEAVPSLGESN from the exons ATGACTGCTACCTCTGAGAGCCCTCTGAATGTCTCGAGGAGCAcaaacaacagcagcacaacTGGCCCAGCTGCAAACAGCTCAGATGGCTCCGTGGCAGAGCCTGAAACCTCAACAGCCCATTCCCTCCTGGGCACAACCTCGCTGTCCAACACGACGATAATGAGTGCAGAAGGGACGATGAGCACCACACCCACAACAAAAATGCAGGAAGGTGGCTCCTGGGGGGTGTCTGCCaagagctcagcatccccaaCAGCAGGAACTGGCACCACCACTGCCCCCAGCATGGGCACAGAGACTGGCACTGCTTCCTCCCCACCTCTCAGCTCAGCCACAAGGAgccactcctcctcctcctcctcctcctcctcctcctcctcttctcctgggGGCTCATCACCTGTGcctcccagcccacagcagagcagcaccagcagcaccaccgGGATGCCCTCGGCCACCACATCCCACCCACCCACGACCCTGGCGCTCTCTCCATCCTCCACTGCTCAGTTCTCAGCTGGGACAGAGACAAAGGGCCCAACCACCCTCAGGCCTGTGGCTTccacctctcctgcctctggTACCATCGAGGCCAGGCCTTCacccacagcaggcagcagcacggGGACAGCAAcacctcagctcagctccacagcccagccccaaggACAGCCCTCGGTGCAGGTGACGGCCACCTCACCTCCCACGGGGAGCCCCTCGCCCTCCACAGCCACggcctctgcaggcagcagggccacGACTCCtcctggagaaggggaaagtTCCACCATGAATCAGGGGGACAGAGCAACAACTGAGACCTCCCACTCCCTCCCAGCCACATCCCTGGTGTCCACGATGATGACGGTGGGTGGAGAAGGGAGGATGGACACTGCACCCACAACAATAAT AATACTAGAGGCAGTTCCTTCATTGGGAGAATccaactga